TTCTGAGcttaatgataaaaattttttttcagaaaaattaggagaaatatatttatggcTATTAGCCTTTTCACTAAAATaactaatttttttagacTCATTACGAAGCTCATATTGAAAGTCTTTAAAATGTGTTggtaaatttttatatccgTTTAATGCATCATCTGCAGACCCAAATTTTActataaatacatttttcCCTTTTATATAGCTAACTGTATCAACACTACCATAAATAGAACATAGgctataaataaaattctcATCAGAATATTCATTTGTTacgttatatatatacaatattttagcgttttttttatttaatatatattggtCACTCTGATAATAATTTGGCGTTATATTTGCAATGTTGTTATACCCACTATTGCTAGtattgttaatattattcatattgttagtattgttaatattattcatattgctagtattgttaatattattcatattgctagtattgttaatattattcatattactAGTATTGTTCATATTGTTGGATATGTAATTGGCACCATAATtactataattattataattactTTCATTATAGTTAgaattattcatattaaaattgttatacATCGTGCTATTATTGGTATTTTGATTATTCTTAAAACTTTCTTCATTAATATACATGCTTGTATTGTTTGTAttcatattaaaattgttattttgCTCTTCATATACACCATAATATCCCGGATTCATACAATTTCCAATATTCAGCTCATTGGcattgttattataatagTTCAAGTTATTAAACCCCCCGTTCATATCAACATGCTCTTGAGGGTTATTCCTTCTAtcattttccattttatttaaaaataattttttttaaataataaagtaaAAACCGGAGAAAGGCTAATCCACAaaagtaatatataaacaaacCACAAAGGATGGAAggatttttatataattatatatacatatatattctgTTCACAAATGTATGCTTATAAGAATTTTTTTCGAGCTTTTCtatactaatatatttttaatttaattattattcacaATTTTAACTTggtaattataaattttaatttcccacacattattttatatgcatataatatatgctcattatttgtttatatttatattttattttgaaatatgCTTATTTTACTCATCCATTTATATACagtataaattaaaaaatatatataacattacATCATATTATAGCATATTATTTCcctattaattttaacaGTTTAAgattatgcatataattcattctatttattatttacttattcattatgtttttcatttgccctctttttaatattatttcattatgtgcttatatattttacctTTTTAactctttttattttttaattttagtgtgtatattctttaaaataaaaaggaatGCTTAAAAAACGATTTATTCTTAAAATcgtatttcaaaaaaaaatattattttatctcTTAGCAAACggttttatatattattccttgttttatttatcatgTTTGTATACTTGTTTAACAAAACATTCTTATACTTATTTAAAATCCGTTTACTTGTATTTGcacttatttattttttttaaaataagaCTAAATATAAAGAGGAGTAGGAAAATGCtgaaaaatggaaaattcAACACCTTTTAccaatttaatttataaattgaacttatgaaaaaaaaaataatatgtataaaattcAATCTCTCCAttaactttttaaaaatatataactcttgaagaattatattatacCAAAAgactatttatattttttttatttccaaatTGTTTTGCactatattaaaaaattcttaatataataattagcAATTGCCCTCAAAGAgagtataaaatatatataatcattCATACATAATTGTACTAAATAGAAAATGCGCGTTTTGCTTTGTTTTTACTCAAAGGCTTTACACCTTTTTCTCTatacttttattaaatttgaaatattaaaaacattaCACAAagacataataaaaatatacactccaataaaatacaatttggttgtgtatattatttttccaatcaaattaatatttaaaatgattaaaagatatcataaaaattgcTGGTTGAAATAACAAAGTTTACTTCTTTTTTAAAGGGGAAAAATTTAAGAGATTTTTATAAGTATGCTGTATTTGTGAAACcgatattattttcacataaatatatatataaaatgtataagtgtaaaaaattaacttCTATGggtttataaaaaaactatatttatttaaatataataaaaatataataaaattttgtatatttcaTTACATTTTACTCATATCATTCTCAATGTGATtgttaagaaaaaatacaattcCATTTTAAtgttacaaatatattataaaataatacatttaattacatacagaaaaaaaatatataaataagtttGCGAATAATTTCCCCAATTTCGTAATTTGCCATGTTGTTTTCCCCCATACTTTATACTATTTCCACTTtttgatgaaataaaaaattattaaatcaCCTAAGCACATTATCATAATTTACAGTTGTACTATTCGCTCGAATATAGCtaaaacataatatttttattaaaattgcaaaaaaaataatttatgtatataatgcACATAATTAAATGACTTATAATTTCTTCAGTGTAAAGTAGTAAGAGACTTTTGAAcgatagaaaaaatattccaatataaattatacatgcatatttatatttagttttttttctggTTGACATACATTCAATTCGTATGAATATGCTTAGTtctatttaaaaaaaaaaaaaagcttaatataaataattacgataaaatataagttgAACGCATAAAAATGAGGATACAGAATTAAACAAGAAAACAatggtaaaaaatatatcatatagAAGAACGACTTAATCACActgaaaaaacaaattttatcaCATTTATTAGAGCACTAAAAGGTAGTCCATATTTACTACCTAAAAAACACATACCAACCACTGATGTGTAAATTgatcatataaatttattccaaaaaaaagtatttcACTGATGTTATTACTTTCACAAATGCTCACCCACATGTCGAAATAATGCAAAAGCTGATGATGAACAAAAACTGCGAATTAAACgcagaaaaaaatacaagtTTAGGATATACATTTGATGAAAAAGATGGTTTTTTTGCGTcgatatttaaaaatataacaaaaaatgaatattttagTGCAGGTGTTGGCATAATATCTGTTGGCGCATTTGTCACCGTTGCTAATAGATTAAATAGCTACATGTATAGtgctataaaaaaaaatttatttacatcgctagaaataacaataaatgATACATCCTATTATTGGATACTAGAATATATGGTAAAAAAGGGAATCATTAGTAGACATTTAAGTTTAAAAacacaaataataaatgacaaaaattgtaaaaatgctatattttcatttcttcCAAGTGTTGGcaatcatttatttatatataataatacatttatatttattgaaaGAAATagagataaaaatatgatttcTGAAACCAATAGATCATTGccatttgaaaatataaaattaagcACTTTTGTATGgtctaaatatatatttcaagaattattaaaagatgcaaaaatatatatagataaaaaagaagaagGAAAAACATTATTGTATAAAACTTTTGGCCATGAATGGAGGCCTTTTGGAGCAcccaaaaataaaagaccTATTAATTCAGTTATATTACCTGAAAATTTACGTGAGTATATAATTAGTGATATACAAACTTTTCTTAATTCAAGCAAGTGGTACATTGATAAAGGTATACCCTATAGAAGatgttatttattacatGGTCCACCTGGATGTGGAAAAAGTAGTCTGATCAGTGCATTAGCGGgatattttgattttaatatttgCACTATAAATGTTAATGACATATATCTTACTGATGATAGATTCATACATCTACTAGCCACAGTCCCTCCAAAAACTATTCTAATTCTCGAAGATATTGATTTCATTTTTCTCAACTCAGCACTAGATAATACTACTACTAAAAATTCAACAAATAAACCTAATACCTCAGCACAATCATCAAATTCTATATTTACTACTGAGTCCCATTCTATAAGAACACTAGGTGTATCCTATAGTGGCCTTTTAAATGCATTAGATGGTGTTGTTGCAACAGAAGAAcgaataatttttatgacaactaataatattgaaaaactTCCTAGTACTCTTATTAGACCTGGGAGAGTtgatatgaaaatatttattcctTATGCAAGCATGtatcaatataaaaatatgtttttacGATTTTTTCCGAATCATAATGATTTGGCTGATAAATTTTCTAcgatttttcaaaattttaatttaagtATGGCTGAAATACAgtctttctttttattcTCAAAGCATGATCCATATAAGACCATAAAAAATGCTGAGGATTGGGTCAAATTATAtgccaaaaaaaaagatgacttttaaatattttacctACTCACTTAAACTCGAATCGTAAAACTTacagtaaaaaaatatatacaaataataaaatatgaaacaataaaatactGAAAAAATAGACAATTATATAGTgcaaaaaagaaaacaaattGTGTCTCGTCTTAAGTATATGGATCGAAGTAATGATAATATGGTATAACtataatatgaaatatatccatttttattaaccgAATAACCAATTTATAAATACCTTATATGATTATGGTTCCCAGCTCTCAGATCGGTATAATTTTCTACATACCCATCAACATagatatacaaaaattcataattttttttacgtttcaagttaataaaaaatttattccaccattataaaataatgaaataagatcaaattaaaaattgcAAACATACGCAATATGTGCAGATTAAACATGCTCAAACAAATgcatcaaaaaataattaaaaatatcaatttttttcgtaactacataaaaattgtaaaacgTCATATAACTCCTAAAACAttgtataattatatatagtatacATACGATGTGGTACATGAATTATGTTGCtctttaaataaatgaacattttttttacactTTCAAAGATTTTGCATTACTGTGTTTTTTTCCAATAGCTTCTCTCAAATTGTAATAACCTTTTTGATATAACGCATTATTAAACTCTCTTTTAATTTGAATAGCGGATTTTACTCCGTTAAAAACTAAACAAGAATATAGTTGGCAAACTGATGCACCAGCCTCTATTTTTTCTAGCGCATCTGCCCCTGTAAGTATCCCGCCAGATGCTATAATTggaatttgtttattagtgtatatatacatatctGATATTAAGTTTGTTGACAAGTCTTTCAGTTTTTTTCCACTGACTCCTCCTTTTTTATCTTCGAAACTTTTTATAtccattttgtttattGTAGTATTAGAAATAATCATACCATCTATTCCTGTGTCTAATAAAACTTGAGcgatttttttcttttcgcTATTTTCTAGATCTGGAGCCAATTTAACAAAAACTAGAGGcttcttttttattgtgTTCATCCAAAAAGTTTCACCATTATGACCAATTTGTTCTatcttatttatttcttgctttacaaataaaataatattttttaacttgTTTGATTCTTGATTATCTCTTAATCCTGGGGTATTAGGAGAACTTACATTAATTGCAATATAATCTGCATATCTagcaattttataaatagaatattttaaatcatCCACAATATTTTCtgtatgtttatttttaccaATGCTTACACCAACAATGTGCTTACTTAATAGTTTATCTTCTTCTTGCTTTTTTCGAAAGTTGATTAAATTTTCAGTAACTTTATCACAtcctatattattaaatccacatgcatttattatacttttattttctacatCTCTAAAAATTCGAGGTTTATTGTTCCCTTTTTGAGGTTTCGGTGTTATTGTACCAATTTCTATAAATGAAAACcctaattttaatatactatctatacatataccatttttatcaaaaccAGCTGCAACTCCAAAAggatttataaaatttaaattttttatatcagaTGTTGCATATACACTATCATTACTTGTATCATATGGTAATAATCCATATTTTCCTAATAACAAGAATAGATCATGACACACTTCACTATCTACAtaatttaaacaaaaatcTAAAAATACATCATACATAAAAAACTCGGGGTTATATGATtcaaaatacatatataatccTACTATACTactaaatataaaaaataaaacttttttatgtttggatttttctttattcaTTCTTTCATCAAATCTTTTCATTTCATCCTCAAAAAATTCTGCATTTGAAGGATCCGAATTCGAATGATT
The sequence above is a segment of the Plasmodium berghei ANKA genome assembly, chromosome: 1 genome. Coding sequences within it:
- a CDS encoding mitochondrial chaperone BCS1, putative gives rise to the protein MQKLMMNKNCELNAEKNTSLGYTFDEKDGFFASIFKNITKNEYFSAGVGIISVGAFVTVANRLNSYMYSAIKKNLFTSLEITINDTSYYWILEYMVKKGIISRHLSLKTQIINDKNCKNAIFSFLPSVGNHLFIYNNTFIFIERNRDKNMISETNRSLPFENIKLSTFVWSKYIFQELLKDAKIYIDKKEEGKTLLYKTFGHEWRPFGAPKNKRPINSVILPENLREYIISDIQTFLNSSKWYIDKGIPYRRCYLLHGPPGCGKSSLISALAGYFDFNICTINVNDIYLTDDRFIHLLATVPPKTILILEDIDFIFLNSALDNTTTKNSTNKPNTSAQSSNSIFTTESHSIRTLGVSYSGLLNALDGVVATEERIIFMTTNNIEKLPSTLIRPGRVDMKIFIPYASMYQYKNMFLRFFPNHNDLADKFSTIFQNFNLSMAEIQSFFLFSKHDPYKTIKNAEDWVKLYAKKKDDF
- a CDS encoding dihydroorotate dehydrogenase, putative — encoded protein: MITKKGLESYISRGNSKLIGNLLKNYGIVNNKNSIAKYRNYYNSLNNAPKNDCLVSYDKWRIIGYNGNRYFSNINARKYSSSSNHSNSDPSNAEFFEDEMKRFDERMNKEKSKHKKVLFFIFSSIVGLYMYFESYNPEFFMYDVFLDFCLNYVDSEVCHDLFLLLGKYGLLPYDTSNDSVYATSDIKNLNFINPFGVAAGFDKNGICIDSILKLGFSFIEIGTITPKPQKGNNKPRIFRDVENKSIINACGFNNIGCDKVTENLINFRKKQEEDKLLSKHIVGVSIGKNKHTENIVDDLKYSIYKIARYADYIAINVSSPNTPGLRDNQESNKLKNIILFVKQEINKIEQIGHNGETFWMNTIKKKPLVFVKLAPDLENSEKKKIAQVLLDTGIDGMIISNTTINKMDIKSFEDKKGGVSGKKLKDLSTNLISDMYIYTNKQIPIIASGGILTGADALEKIEAGASVCQLYSCLVFNGVKSAIQIKREFNNALYQKGYYNLREAIGKKHSNAKSLKV
- a CDS encoding RNA-binding protein, putative, with the translated sequence MENDRRNNPQEHVDMNGGFNNLNYYNNNANELNIGNCMNPGYYGVYEEQNNNFNMNTNNTSMYINEESFKNNQNTNNSTMYNNFNMNNSNYNESNYNNYSNYGANYISNNMNNTSNMNNINNTSNMNNINNTSNMNNINNTNNMNNINNTSNSGYNNIANITPNYYQSDQYILNKKNAKILYIYNVTNEYSDENFIYSLCSIYGSVDTVSYIKGKNVFIVKFGSADDALNGYKNLPTHFKDFQYELRNESKKISYFSEKANSHKYISPNFSEKKFLSLSSEKREKIMSIKQKELLRKCKEKLNEYINMFNNKNITEDEKNKLQTLIDHIKARIHVLNNRCDNANFGGMQNQYLINNYNNTYESNINTNNISVSGNNLNISNNINYNNSSIYAEGSTTIKINSLNNIQNNEDLSNYIIQNNSIFLNEHISYLSLFTFGEKYAIIKYSSQNAAKTVFNNCNMCNINAEFVPDDNGNQQGI